From a single Carassius auratus strain Wakin chromosome 38, ASM336829v1, whole genome shotgun sequence genomic region:
- the LOC113057372 gene encoding desmoplakin-like, which translates to MHSNRNLLHMLTDHKSGRQICIENALSLKILQMEELNNYRSGQLSISELADLLISRRVVFKVPNDPVAGLWDVSLKKRVPVFKGHQQNLVDRLTALRLLEAQACTGGICDPASGERVLIKEAQHRGLFDESFARQLQQCEQAYYGIIHPQNGKTLTVAQAMQENLFPKDVGVKCLEFQLATGGLINQESQKRFSLDDAIQNCLIDKPTAAHLQHGNSHSKCITCPKTKRKMSFKEALE; encoded by the coding sequence ATGCACTCAAATAGGAACCTTCTACACATGCTAACAGACCATAAGAGTGGGCGGCAGATTTGCATTGAAAATGCTCTTAGTCTGAAAATTCTCCAAATGGAAGAGCTCAACAACTACCGGAGTGGTCAGCTCAGTATTTCTGAGCTCGCTGATCTTTTGATTTCCAGAAGAGTTGTCTTTAAAGTCCCAAATGATCCCGTTGCAGGACTCTGGGATGTGTCTTTGAAAAAACGAGTCCCGGTTTTCAAAGGACACCAGCAGAACCTTGTGGACCGACTCACCGCGCTGAGGTTGCTAGAAGCTCAGGCTTGCACTGGAGGCATCTGTGATCCAGCATCTGGAGAAAGGGTTCTGATTAAAGAAGCTCAACATCGAGGACTCTTTGATGAAAGTTTTGCCAGACAGCTCCAGCAATGTGAGCAAGCCTATTATGGTATCATTCACCCTCAGAATGGAAAGACTTTGACTGTGGCTCAGGCGATGCAAGAGAACCTTTTCCCGAAAGATGTTGGAGTGAAGTGTCTTGAGTTTCAACTGGCGACTGGTGGGCTCATTAACCAAGAGAGCCAAAAGAGATTCTCTTTGGATGATGCAATACAGAATTGCTTGATCGACAAACCAACTGCTGCACATCTTCAGCATGGCAACTCCCATTCGAAATGCATCACTTGCCCCAAAACCAAGCGAAAAATGTCTTTCAAGGAAGCTCTAGAATGA